The genomic interval CATCGTAAAACGCTTTGCTAGAGCAAATCAAAAACGATGTTGGAAGTTTCTTTGAAACTGCTCATCCATAAGCTAAACAACCCTTAAGCTCCAACGCCGCATTGGTTGCAACCTGACTGAGGCTTCCCTTTTTGGTTGAGACCTAAATGGAGCCAATCTACAAGCTGCCAAATTGGATTTGACAAACTTAGCAAATGTTAGCTTACGTGATGCTAACTTGGATTTTGCAAATATGCGGGGGACTTATTTGATTGGAGTCTACTTGGTTGGCACAAATTTGACTGATGGATATCTCAGCGGAGCAAATTTGCAAAATGCTAATCTGACGAGGTCTGTGGTGCTGGGTGCCGATCTGCATGGGGCTGATCTAACAGGTGCCAATCTTCAAGAGGTCAATTTGCGCAATGCCCGATTTGAAAGAGCAGTGCTGAGGGGAGCGACACTAGACTTTGCTGATCTGATTGGTGCCAAATTCTGTAACACAATTATGCCCAACGGAGATACAGCCATTAAAGATTGTTGATACTTGTTTTCACTGCTAATGCCTTCATGAACTATCCAATGTTGAGACTCAACTTCAATCCAATCGAACTGTAAACACCATTTTTTGAGTGAGAATGACGAAAGCAGAAGCATATGGGAGAGTGTGGGGTCTGAGATGCAAAGGAGATTTTTCTCTTGTGGATGAAATTTACCATCCTGAATATTCAGTTTTTGTGGACACTACAGGAATTACAGCAAATCTTGAGGATGACAAAACAGTGGTTTTTTTTAGCTCTGAGCAGTTCAATTGTTAT from SAR324 cluster bacterium carries:
- a CDS encoding pentapeptide repeat-containing protein — encoded protein: MRGTYLIGVYLVGTNLTDGYLSGANLQNANLTRSVVLGADLHGADLTGANLQEVNLRNARFERAVLRGATLDFADLIGAKFCNTIMPNGDTAIKDC